The Lichenihabitans psoromatis genomic interval GGCCTGCTGTCCTTGACCGACACGCAGGTGCTGGCCGGGGGCGGCGCGCTGGCGGTCAAGAATGATGCGACCGGACAATGGGAGGTGGTGCAATATGCGGTCGCCACGCTCACCGGGGTCAACAGCTACAACCTGACCCGGCTGCTGCGCGGCCAACTCGGCACCGAGGCCGCGATGGCGGCGGTGGGCGATCCTCCGATCCCGGCCGGGGCACGGGTCGTGGTGCTGGATCAGAACAGGTTCGAAGTGCTGACCACCAGCCTCGACAATCGCGCCATGGCGCAGACCTTACGCTACGGCCCGAGCAGCGGCACCGTCGCCGACACCACCTTCACGACCATCACGGTGCAGCCGCAGGGGATCGGGCTGCGACCCTGGTCGGTCAGCCAGATCGCGGCCGTGCGGCAGCCGTCCGGCGACGTCGTCGTGACCTGGGTCCGGCGCACCCGCTTCGGCGGCGATAGCTGGGACCCCGACGTGGTGCCGCTGAACGAGGACAGCGAGAGCTACGATCTCGCGATCCTCGCAACCGACGGCAGCGTCATCCGCAGCGTCACGACGCTCGGCGCGCCGACCTGGACCTATGCGGCCGCCGACCAGGTGGCCGACCTTGGCGCGGCGCCGCCCGCCCTCACGATCTGCATCGCCCAACGCAGCGCCCTCTTCGGGCCGGGCCAAACCGCAACCCGACGGGTGACCTTGTGAGCCAGACCCCCAACCTGCATCTGCCGTTTCTCGACGCCAACCAGAACCAGAAGACCGTGACGCATAATGCCGCCCTGAGCATTCTTGATGCTTTGGTCCAATGCGCGATCCGCAGCGCCACCTTCACGGCCCCGCCCGCCGCGCCCGGCGATGGGCAATGCTGGATCGTCGCCAGCGGCGGCACCGGCCTGTGGGCCGGCCACGACCTCAATGTTGCGGCCTGGCAGGACGGCGCCTGGGCCTTCTACCCGCCCGGCCCCGGCACCCTGGCCTATAATGTGGCGACGTCGGTGCCGCTGATCTGGACCGGGGCCGCCTGGGTGCCGCTCGGCAGCGCGCTCGGGCCGCTGCAACTCGCCTCCCTCGGCATCGGCACCGCGCCCGATGCCGGCAACCCGCTGTCGGCGACGCTGAACAACATCCTGCTGAACGCGCTCGGCACCGGATCGAGCGGCAGCGGCGATCTCCGCGTCAAGCTCAACAAGCAGGCGGCCGGCAACACCGCCTCCTTCCTGTTCCAGGACGGTTTCTCGGGCCGGGCCGAGATCGGCCTGACTGGCGACGACGACTTCCACTTCAAGGTCTCGGCCGACGGCTCGACCTTCCGCGACGGGCTCAAGATCACGGCCGCGACCGGCGCCCTGACGCCGATCGCCTATGCGGTCGCGGCGCTGCCGGCCGGCACCCTCGGTGCCATGATCTTCGTCACCAACGCCCGCAAGATCGGCGAGGCGGCCGGCGCCGGCACCGGCACCATGGCGGTCTTCTCGGG includes:
- a CDS encoding DUF2793 domain-containing protein: MSQTPNLHLPFLDANQNQKTVTHNAALSILDALVQCAIRSATFTAPPAAPGDGQCWIVASGGTGLWAGHDLNVAAWQDGAWAFYPPGPGTLAYNVATSVPLIWTGAAWVPLGSALGPLQLASLGIGTAPDAGNPLSATLNNILLNALGTGSSGSGDLRVKLNKQAAGNTASFLFQDGFSGRAEIGLTGDDDFHFKVSADGSTFRDGLKITAATGALTPIAYAVAALPAGTLGAMIFVTNARKIGEAAGAGTGTMAVFSGGAWRRLSDDSAVAA